Genomic segment of Candidatus Korarchaeota archaeon NZ13-K:
CCCTGAATTCCTAACGATGACAGGGCCTCGCTCATGAATGCGACGCGCTCATCCATGATCAAGGTCCTCCCCAGCCTCCTGGCAACATGAGAGATGCTCCTTATCCTATCAGCATCCGATGAGGACACCTCAACCAAGATCAGGGAATCAGAACCCTCAGTTAAGGACACTATCCTCTCGGAGACGTCCTCCTCGCTCGAGACCTCGAACCCTATCCTCTTCGGGGGCGCGACACCCCACCTGTAGAGCATCCTCCCCTCCAGGAGCCTAAGCAGTGAGCCCTCGGGATCGTTCTCCGGGGCGATCTTGGTGGCCTCCATTATCAGCACATCAACCCCCTCAGAGGAGGCCCTGCTAATGAAATCGAGGGTCATGTCCCTCCTTGGACCGTGGATCCTCAGGTCTCCGGTGTAAGCCACCTTCCTCCCGCGGCACTCGATCAGGAAGCCGTAGGAGCCGGGGATGGAATGATCGACATGAATCGGGGTCACGGAGAGCCCACCGACCTCTATCAGATCTCCGGTCCTGAAAGTGCGGAACTCAAGGGGGAGCTCCTCAGCGTAACCCAGCTCGATGTTGGCGTCTATCACCGCCTTCGCTGCCTCACCTATGAAGACCCTGGAACCCGCGGGGAGCATGTTCAAGTAACCCCAGTGGTCCTGATGGGCATGGCTCAGGAAGATCCCCCTGAGCCGTTCAGCGCCAATCCCCTCGATCTTACTAACGAGCCTGGTCTTCAGGTAGTCCTCCTCGAAGGCAGGGGACATGAAGGGTCTCTGAAAGAACTCTTCCTCCCTGAGGAAGTTCTTCCCGTAGTCCAAGAATATCACATCATCCTCCGACCTGATCATGATCCTGTTGCCGCCTATCTCTCCCACTCCACCGAGCAGGGATATCTCCATACGCTAGATGGAGGAGGTTGCCCTTTTTACCCTTCTCGAGACCGGTCGGGGAGCAGCTCGCAGAATCCCGCGGATCCCCAATCGTGAGCTCACACGGTCCAAGAACGCAGGAGTTGCTCAGCGGGGTAGGTTGAGGGCGGATGTCAAGCTTTTTATTGAAACTCGGGTCACTGACTTAAGTGAGGGAGGTCATTGTCTGAGGCAATAGCGGGGTCTCTCCTGGAGGAGGCGCTGAAGCAGGCCCTCGGGAGGATAGCTAAGAAGTTAGCTGAGGGGAAGAAGCTGAGTGATTATGATGTGATGGTGCTGCTTCTGGATCAGATAACCAGGAGGCTCAACGACTTCAGGTCCTTCACTGAAAGCAAGATTGACGAGCTGGATAGGAGGCTCAACGCAAGGATGGATGAGGTTGAGAGAGGACTCATCATCAGGATCAATTCTCTTGACGAGAAGCTCAACGCCAGGGTGGATGATGTCGATAAGAAGCTCAATGCAAGGATCGATGAGGTTGAGAAGGGACTCAATGCCAGGATCGACGAGCTGGATAGGAGGCTCAACGCCAGGATCGACGCTCTTGACGAGAAGCTCAACGCCAGGATGGATGAGGTTGAGAGAGGACTCATCATCAGGATCAATTCTCTTGACGAGAAGCTCAACGCGAAGATAGATGGTATAAGCAAGAGAGTAGATGATCTGTCGCAGTACGTGATAATGCTACATAAGGAGGTCTCCTCCATAAGGTCAGACATCATCGCAATACTTAGGGAGAGGCTTGAGAGAGAGGAAGGCGTCCCCAGGGAGCAAACGGCGTGAGCTAGAGAGCTGAGCATTTGCTGGGAGATCCGCGATTGTATGAGCACATTTCGATCTGAAAGATGGAATCCTCGTGAAGGAGGTGCGGAAGGCCCGGCGCATTGAGGCAGCTTCATCCTCGATGGGCTCAAGCGGACCACTTTCCAGAAAAGTTTATAATGCCCTCCGCCCTCCCCGTTCCGTGGCGGGGTAGCTCAGCCAGGTAGAGCACCCGGCTGTTAACCGGGGGGTCGTGGGTTCGAGTCCCACCCCCGCCGTCCATCCATCGACCTCCAAGAGGGCAGCTTCAGGCCGCTCCAAGCCGGTTAGGGAGAGATATTGCTTGAAGTGGGACTCCCCTAGCGCTGCGGTCAGCAGGTCCCGCTGAACGGCCTCACGGGTGCGCGGGAGCGCTGCTCCAAAGCTTAAAAGCGTCATCCACAACCCCCGCTGTGGTTGGAAATGGGAGCCGAGGATTGGGAAGTGAGGGCATCTGCGCCCTCCCAGGCCTTCCTGCTCGGGGAGCATGCGGTGCTCTACGGCTCCCCAGCCCTTGCCCTTAGCGTGGACAGGAGGGCCCATGCGGAGGTCTCCAAGGCACCAAAGGGTGAGCTTTCGATAGAGTGCGAGCTCGGAACTTACAGGGAGATCAATGGAAGGATCCTGGAGTACAACGAGGAGCTATTGAAGCTGGCCGAGGGTCTGAAGGAGCTCCTGAGGAGGTACGGGATAGAGAGCGGTATACGCCTGAGGGTCAGATCGGAGGTGCCCGTGAGCAGCGGGATGGCCTCCTCGGCCTCAGTATCCGCGGCAATCTCCAAGTCGATAGACGGACTCTTCAACCTAGGGTTGAGCGCATCCGAGCTTCTTGAGGCCGTTTACACCTTCGAGAGGATCATACACGGGAGGGCGAGCAAGACGGGACCGGCCTGCGCCGTCCTGGGAGGGGTCATATGGGTGGACTGGCGCGATGGGGAGATGGTGGCGTCCAGCCTGGGGTACATGGAGGTTCCCCTCGCCCTGGCCTGCACCGGGGAGCCAAGCAGGACGAGGGAAATGGTTCAACTGGTCTCAGGAATGCGGGAGAAGTTTCCAAATGTTCATGAGAGGCTGGTGGGGGCGATAGCGGATCTCGTGAGGGAGGGCAGGAGGGCCCTAGAAGCGGGGGACCTCCGGACGCTGGGATCCCTGATGAACATGAATCAGGGTCTGCTCTACTCGTTGGGCGTGAGCAGCTGGTCCATAGAGAGGATAGTCTGGGAGGCCAGGATGAAGGGGGCGCTGGGGGCCAAGCTGTCGGGCGCCGGAGGAGGGGGCTGCGTCGTCATACTGCACGAGGACCCTGAGGGTATAGCCAGGAGCCTGACGTCACCCAAGATGGCCTTTCCGGTCAAGGTCTCGAGAGTGGGGGTATCAATTGAGGGAAAATAGGCTAGATGGTCTCCCCGAGATCCCTCAGCTTCCTGAGGAGCTCCTTGGTCCTCCTGTTCAACTCCCCGAGGTCCTCTATGCGATACCTCACCTCCCCCCCATCGACGGCCTTGAGGTAAGCGTACCTCATCTCCCTCCCGCACTCGCCGCACCTGGGCACCTCACCCCTGCTCACGGTCTCGTAAGTCAGGTGGTCCTCGCATATGTAAAGGTCCTTGGCTCCGCTCCTTATCCCCCTCTTTGCTATAGGCCTTCCCTCCACCTCAACTATGTCCATGCCGAAGTCCACGGGTCTCGCTCCTATTATGTGGGAGCCGACACCGAAGGCGTCGGCGCCAGCCTCGGAGAGCTCCTTCACTGTATACTCATTCAGGCCCCCTGAGACGAATATCTTGACGTGCCTGAACCCCCTGAGATCGAGCTCCCACCTGACCTCCCTCACTATCTCTGCCATGTCTCCCCTCCTGGAGCTCGGGGTATCGAGCCTGACGCCCTCCAGTCTCTCCCCGAGGGCCTCGGCGGCCATCAACGCCTCGGTCTTCTCATCATAGAAGGTATCCACCAGGGCTATCCTCGGGACGTCATCAGGCATCACCTCATCGAAGGACCTCCAGGCGAGCACCTGATCGCCGAAGAGTATTATCATGGCGTGAGGCATCGTCCCCACCGGTCTGAACCCAAGGCTCCCAACGAGTATGCCCGAGGAACCGTCCAGGCCGCCTATCAGGCCGGCCTTCTCGAAGGCGAGGCTGACAGCCGGGTGCTGCCTCCTTATCCCGAAGTTAACGACGGTCTTATCTCCCGCGGCCATCTTCACCCTAGCGGCGGCCGTCGCCACCCCGGACAGGCTGCTGAGGAACCCGAGTATGGAGGTCTCGAGGATCCCGAACTCCGAGTAGGGCCCCTCTATCCTCATCACGGGAGTCCAGGGCCTGAAGAGACTTCCGTCCGGGAGTGAGTAAACATCCACATCCCTGCCCCTCAGGAGCTCGGCCACTTCCTCAACCCCGGCCAGTATTCCCCATCTGGCCTTGCCAGGCAGGGATCTCGCCGCGACCTCCATGACCACCCTCTTATCCGCTAAGCCCTTGGCTCTCAGCACCTCCATGGTCCTGAGGAAGTAGATATCGGTGACCTTCCCCTCCCTGATCTCCCTTCCCGTCACTATGTAGAAGTCCTCCCTGTTCACCCGAACCACCGTGTGAGCGCGAAGGCATCCTTAAAAATGGATCCTCTCCGGAGGCTCATAGGTGGATGCCGCTGGCTTAGGGCAATCGCAGGCGCCTCGGCGATAGCCGTGGTGTGATCGGGACTTGGGGTGACTCAATGAAAATTTTGTGGGAAGCGTTCATTCACGAATTAATGCGCGAGCGCGGCACGCATGAAGCAAGTTTGTTGCCTCATAGTCTGGGAATATGTGAGGATTTCATGATATTCAGTCAAATATTGTAAAAATAATACAAGAAATTTCGGAATATCATGTAAATGAAATTTCTAAATGTACCACTCCGGTGTTATTCTTGCAGAATACTGGCGAATTTTGAGTTCAAGATCAACGTAACCTTTTATATCCTCTCGTGCGATCGATGGGCAGCTGGTGAGAGAATGAAGGTTAGGGTGGCCTTGGCCGGCATAGGGAATGTCGCATCGGCTATTGTTCAGGGCGTTTTCAAGTACAGAGACCTTCCGGATGATGGCTGGGCTCCGGGAATAATGCACACCAGGTTCGGTCCGTATCACATCTCGGACATAGAGTTCGTGGCTGCGTTCGATGTGGACGCTAGGAAGGTGGGAAAGGATCTATCGGAGGCGATATTCTCGAGGCCCAATGTCCTGGAGAAGTTCGCAGACGTCCCCAGGTTGGGGGTGGAGGTGATGAAGGGTCCCGTGCTCGACGGGGTGGCGCCTCACATGATGGACTTCAGGTACGGTGAGGGCTTCAAGGTCGACGACTCCCAGCCGCCAGTTGACGTCGTTGACGTCCTCAGGGAGAGCGGAGCCGATGTTCTGGTGAATCTGATACCGGTTGGCAGCTATGAGGCCAGCAGGTTCTACGCTAGGGCATCTCTGGAGGCCGGAGTCGGGTTCATCAACGGCATACCGGAGTTCATAGTGAGCGATCCTCAGTGGGGAAAGCTCTTCGAGGAGAGGGGGATTCCAGCGGCCGGGGACGACTTCAAGAGCCAGGTGGGGGCCACGATAGTCCACAGGACGCTGGCCAGGCTCTTCGTCGACAGGGGGCTGAGGATAACCAACACGTATCAGCTGAACATAGGGGGGAACATGGACTTCCTGAACATGATAGAGGAGTCCAGGCTGACATCGAAGAGGGTGAGCAAGACGGAGGCGGTGACCAGCATGGTTCCTTACCAGATAAGCGCCAGGGTGGGGCCGAGCGATTACGTGCCCTTCCTGGGGGACAGGAAGGTCATGTACCTCCACATGGAGGCCGAGCAGTTCGGCGGCTTCAAGATATACCTTGACGTGAAGCTGAGCGTCATGGACTCGCCCAACGCAGCTGGCGTGGCGCTTGATGCGATAAGGGCCGTCAAGCTGGCAATGGACAGGGGGATCGGGGGACCCCTGGTGGGTGTCTCGGCCTACTTCTTCAAGCATCCACCGAAGCAGTTCCCGGATTACGTGGCCAGGGAAATGGTTGAGGCATTCATAAGGGGAGAGGTTGTTTGAGGGCAGGGTTGGCTCAGCCTCGCAGGCTCTCCATTTTCTCTATGATCCCCTCCAGGGAGAAGAAGGCCTTGGCGAATATCCCCTTTCCCTCCCCCCTCATGTAGATCCAGGCCCCGGAGAGGGGGTCTATTATCACCTTCTCCTCGCCCAGCTCGGCCTCTATCCTCCCATCGCTCCTCCTCTTTATGAGGAACCCCCTGCTCATCAGCGCGTCGGCCACCCTGTCCAGGGACATGCGCTCACCCCTCTCGCCAGCATCCCTAACGGCCCGTATCCAACTACTTTTTATGCATTCCCAAGCACTAGGATCATTCTGAAGAAACCTCAGGGTTTCGGTGGATGATCATCTGGCAATCTTCGACACCCTGAGGCTCTATCCGGCTCCGACCCCTTCCCCTGATCCCGAGGTAGTAGGAGACTATGATGGATATGGCCAACAGGGATGTGATGAGCTGGATGAGGACCATGAGCAGGAGGATCCTCTCATCGAAGGACGGATAGTAGAGCCTCAGGCGGCAGCTGGCCTCTTCAGCCAGCAGCAGCCTCAGGGCCACCTCGCTGGGTCCACTGACGAACCTCTTACTGTCCTCGGATTGCAGGCTCCCGTTACCGGAGAGCTCAACTCTGGATAGCAAGCCTCCACCCTCATCCAGGAAGCTGAGCGTCACCGCTAGGGGTCCCTCGGAGCGGCAGGAGACATCGTACCGCACCGAGCCCCCCGGTGAGGGGTGAAGGTCGAAGGAGATGGTGGCCCCCCGCCTCAGGGAGAAGCTCTCATCCACCATCAGCCTGGGCGATTCATAGTACATCGCTCCAATCCCGAATGAAAAGGAGATCAGGAAGAGGAGGAAACCAACCAGGAGAATCCTGAGCCTCATTTCGGATACCAGCACTTCACGAAGTGGCCCGCGAACACCTCAAACTCAGGGGGCTCCTCATCGCACTTGCTCGTGGCTATGGGGCACCTCGGCTTGAACCTGCATCCGGATGGCGGGTTTATGAGGCTCGGGGGCTCCCCAGGTGGGACCTCCCTCAGCCTCAGCCTGTTCTCGGGGTCCGGATCCGGTATGGCGTTGAAGAGGGCCCTGGTGTAGGGATGCAGTGGGTTGCTCAGGATCTCACGCGTCGGGGCCCTCTCGACTATGTGGCCAGCGTACATTATGAATATCTTCTCGGAGAAGTACCTGGTGGTTGAGAGGTCGTGAGTTATGTAGATCACACTCATCCTATGGGCCCTCTGAAGCTCGGCGAATAGGTTCAGTATCTCCACCCTGACCGAGGCATCAAGCATGGAGACGGGCTCATCCGCTACTATCAGCTTGGGGTTCAATATCATGGCCCTGGCTATCGCTACCCTCTGAAGCTGGCCCCCGCTCAGCATGTGCGGGTACTTGAATGCGAACTCCTCCGGCGGGAGCCTCACCTCCCTCAGGATGTTGTAGATGATCTCCCTCCTCTCCTCCTTGTTTCCAATTCTCTGAACTATCAGAGGTTCCTCCAAAGTCTTGTAGATCGTGAAGTGAGGTGCTATCGATCCATAGGGATCCTGCTGCACGATCCCGGTCTCCCTCCTGTACCAGAGCAGGTCCTTGCCGTCCAAATCAGTTATGTCCCTTCCATCGAAGATTATCCTGCCGCCATCCGGCCTGTAGAGCCTGAGCAGCGTCTTGCCCAGCGTGGTCTTCCCGCTACCCGACTCCCCGACCAGGGATACTGCCTCTCCCCTCTCCAGCTCGAAGCTGACGTTCTCCACCGCTCTAACGTACATTGTCTTTCCGAACATTCCCTTCTTGATGGGGAACCACTTCCTCAGCTTCTCCACCTTCAGGAGCATGCTCTCACCTGTATAACCAACACTTGACCATGTGATCCCTCTCGAACATCGGTGGATCCTCCCTCTTGCATATCTCCATCGCCCTATCGCACCTTGGATGGAACCTGCATCCTGGAGGTGGGTTTATCAGGTTCGGAGGGGCGCCCGGTATTGACTCCAGCGTCTTCTCCCTCCTCAGCGTGGGGACGCTCCTCATCAGCTTCTGTGTGTAGGGATGCAGTGGGTTGTCATAGAACGTATCCGCGGGGGCTATCTCCACAATCTGGCCAGCGTACATAGTGGCCACCTCATCAGCGAGCTCGCTGGCCACGCTTATATCGTGGGTTATGAAGATGAAGGTCTGCCCCCTGTCCCTCTTCAGCTCCTTGAGCATGTTCATTATGTTCGCCTGCGTTATCACATCCAGGGCCGATGTGGGTTCATCGAGTATCACCAGCTCAGGGTTCGTTATTAGGGCCATCGCTATCACAACCCTCTGCTTCATCCCCCCGCTCAGCTCGAACGGGTAGCGGTCAGCGAACGTTCTATCGAGCCCAAGCTTGACCAGCATCTCCCTAGCCCTCTCCAGCGCCTCCCCCTCATCCAACTTGTGGTGTATCATGAGGGGCTCCGCCACTTGGTAGCCCACCTTCAGAACGGGATTGAGCGCATTGAGAGCCCCCTGGAAGACCATGGAGATCCTCCTCCACCTGATCTCCCTTCTGAATTCCTCCTCGCTCAGGCTCATCAGATCCGTGCCGTTGAGCGTGACCTTACCCTCGTAAGTGTGGACGTTCCTCGGGAGGAGCCTCATTATTGCCCTGGATAGGGAGCTCTTCCCGCATCCGGACTCTCCGACCACAGCCAGCGTCTTCCCTCTCTCCAGCTCGAAGCTCACATCATCGACGGCCTTAACAACACCCTTGGTCGTCCTGTAGTAGAGTTTGAGGTTTGAGACGCTCAGCATGCTGCTCATGCTCACATCTCCCTCAGCCTGGGGTTGACTATCCTGTCGAGGGCCAATCCTATGAGGGCGAACGCTATGGCCGTGAGTATCAGCATGATGGAGGGTATGAGGACCCAGTGGTAGTATCCCTTGTAGACCGCTCCCTCGGCGAAGGCCTGCTCTATTATCCTCCCCCAGCTTACCACCTTGGGATCGCTCAGGCCCAGGAGCGCCAGGGCTGCCTCCAGGAAGACGTAGCTGGGTATCGAGAGCACCAGGGAAGGAACCACCGGTGGAAGGATCCTGGGAATTATGTAGAGGGCTATTATCCTGAGGTTGCTGGCGCCGTACGCTAAGGCAGCCTCCACGTAGGGGGAGGTCTTCAGCTGCATCACCCAGACCCTGTAGGTCTTGACGGAGGTGCCGAATATGCTCAGGAATATCACCACCAGGAGGAGCCTCCATATGTCCAGGCCGTAGAGGAGGGAGATCATGACGAGGAACGGAAGGAACGGGAGTATCATGTATATCTCGGTGAGCCTCTGTATCAGGGAGTCTATCTTCCCACCGTAGTATCCGCTTATGGCAGCGAATATGAGCTGGACGAATGTTATGGCCACGGATGACACTATGCCGAAGGAGAGCGCTATTGGGGCCCCCCAGACAATACCCAGATCAAGGGGTCTCCTGTAGACATCCGTCCCGGCTATGCCATAGACCTTCCCGTGTATCAGCACCCTGTAGCTGAAGGTATCGCTCTCTTTAGCTAGCGTCACGTTGAGCCTGAACTCATAATTCCCCTTCATAGCAGTCGGCTCCCTGCTGTAGTTCATGAAGAGGGCCAGAGGTATTGTTATGCTGTACTCGGGCTCGTAACCCAGCCTCTCTATGACGTAGTCCTTCAGCCTCTCCTCAAGCATCACGTTGTTCGTCACGTAGATGCTGTAGGACTCATTCCTGGGTGCGTAGGTGCCCAGATCCAGCACCTCCCCGCTCGGCTTCACCCAGGAGATGCTGACCTTTGGAGGGGTCTCGGAGTAGGTGGAGTTTATGAGCACCACGAGCTCCGTCGGGAAGTCATCGTAGTCATAGGAGAACCTGTCCCTGCAGCTTATCACCCTGAGCCCCTCAACGATCCTCTCATCCCTCTCATGGCCGGGCATTCCATCCCCCAGCCGGATGCTCGGCGGCAGCTTCCTCTGAAGGAAGAGATTGTACCACTCGGGGGCCGCGTTCCTGGGATAGGCGAGCCACATGTTCTGATCGTTCCAGATATCACCGGCCCGCGAGTATGGTGTGAGGAATATGGCGTAGAGGGAGAGAGCTATTAGGAAGCCCAGTATGACGAAACCAGCAACTGCGCTCTTGTAGCGCAACAACTCCCTCAGGATGCCCCTCAGCGAGTATTCCTCAACGCTCATACGGCCTCAACTCCCGCCCTTATCCTCGGGTCGACTATGCCGTAGACTATCTCGAGGATGAAGGTTGTTATCGCTATGAGGTATGCGAAGACGACCGTTATCCCAACTATGACCGGCACGTCGAAGTAGCCTATGGCCATGGCGAACGTCCTCCCCAGGCCCGGCCAGTTGAACACGGTCTCAGTTATTATGGCCCCGCTCCAGGAGAGGACCACGGCGAAAGCAAACGATGTTATTATCGGTGGTAGAGCGGGTCTCAGTATGTACCTCCTCTCTATCTGCTGGGGAGGGACCCCCTTCGCCCTGGCCACCTCGACGTAATCCTCGGTGGAGTAGGTCAGGAAGAAGGACCTGTTGTAGTATATCTCTATGAAGAAGCTCGAAACTACCCAGGCGGTGACGGGGAGTATCATGTGCTTGAGCACGCTCAGGAAATAAGCCAAGGGCTCATCGGGTGGAGGATAATCGACCATGCCGCCCGGGGGCAGCACGTGGAGGTAGCTGTAGAATATCAGTATGAGCAGTATGCCGTAGAACCATCCCGGTATGGCTGATGTGGGGGATAGGTA
This window contains:
- a CDS encoding nicotinate phosphoribosyltransferase; amino-acid sequence: MNREDFYIVTGREIREGKVTDIYFLRTMEVLRAKGLADKRVVMEVAARSLPGKARWGILAGVEEVAELLRGRDVDVYSLPDGSLFRPWTPVMRIEGPYSEFGILETSILGFLSSLSGVATAAARVKMAAGDKTVVNFGIRRQHPAVSLAFEKAGLIGGLDGSSGILVGSLGFRPVGTMPHAMIILFGDQVLAWRSFDEVMPDDVPRIALVDTFYDEKTEALMAAEALGERLEGVRLDTPSSRRGDMAEIVREVRWELDLRGFRHVKIFVSGGLNEYTVKELSEAGADAFGVGSHIIGARPVDFGMDIVEVEGRPIAKRGIRSGAKDLYICEDHLTYETVSRGEVPRCGECGREMRYAYLKAVDGGEVRYRIEDLGELNRRTKELLRKLRDLGETI
- the mvk gene encoding mevalonate kinase; protein product: MGAEDWEVRASAPSQAFLLGEHAVLYGSPALALSVDRRAHAEVSKAPKGELSIECELGTYREINGRILEYNEELLKLAEGLKELLRRYGIESGIRLRVRSEVPVSSGMASSASVSAAISKSIDGLFNLGLSASELLEAVYTFERIIHGRASKTGPACAVLGGVIWVDWRDGEMVASSLGYMEVPLALACTGEPSRTREMVQLVSGMREKFPNVHERLVGAIADLVREGRRALEAGDLRTLGSLMNMNQGLLYSLGVSSWSIERIVWEARMKGALGAKLSGAGGGGCVVILHEDPEGIARSLTSPKMAFPVKVSRVGVSIEGK
- a CDS encoding MBL fold metallo-hydrolase, encoding MEISLLGGVGEIGGNRIMIRSEDDVIFLDYGKNFLREEEFFQRPFMSPAFEEDYLKTRLVSKIEGIGAERLRGIFLSHAHQDHWGYLNMLPAGSRVFIGEAAKAVIDANIELGYAEELPLEFRTFRTGDLIEVGGLSVTPIHVDHSIPGSYGFLIECRGRKVAYTGDLRIHGPRRDMTLDFISRASSEGVDVLIMEATKIAPENDPEGSLLRLLEGRMLYRWGVAPPKRIGFEVSSEEDVSERIVSLTEGSDSLILVEVSSSDADRIRSISHVARRLGRTLIMDERVAFMSEALSSLGIQG
- a CDS encoding ABC transporter ATP-binding protein; the protein is MSSMLSVSNLKLYYRTTKGVVKAVDDVSFELERGKTLAVVGESGCGKSSLSRAIMRLLPRNVHTYEGKVTLNGTDLMSLSEEEFRREIRWRRISMVFQGALNALNPVLKVGYQVAEPLMIHHKLDEGEALERAREMLVKLGLDRTFADRYPFELSGGMKQRVVIAMALITNPELVILDEPTSALDVITQANIMNMLKELKRDRGQTFIFITHDISVASELADEVATMYAGQIVEIAPADTFYDNPLHPYTQKLMRSVPTLRREKTLESIPGAPPNLINPPPGCRFHPRCDRAMEICKREDPPMFERDHMVKCWLYR
- a CDS encoding ABC transporter ATP-binding protein; its protein translation is MLLKVEKLRKWFPIKKGMFGKTMYVRAVENVSFELERGEAVSLVGESGSGKTTLGKTLLRLYRPDGGRIIFDGRDITDLDGKDLLWYRRETGIVQQDPYGSIAPHFTIYKTLEEPLIVQRIGNKEERREIIYNILREVRLPPEEFAFKYPHMLSGGQLQRVAIARAMILNPKLIVADEPVSMLDASVRVEILNLFAELQRAHRMSVIYITHDLSTTRYFSEKIFIMYAGHIVERAPTREILSNPLHPYTRALFNAIPDPDPENRLRLREVPPGEPPSLINPPSGCRFKPRCPIATSKCDEEPPEFEVFAGHFVKCWYPK
- a CDS encoding ABC transporter permease → MSVEEYSLRGILRELLRYKSAVAGFVILGFLIALSLYAIFLTPYSRAGDIWNDQNMWLAYPRNAAPEWYNLFLQRKLPPSIRLGDGMPGHERDERIVEGLRVISCRDRFSYDYDDFPTELVVLINSTYSETPPKVSISWVKPSGEVLDLGTYAPRNESYSIYVTNNVMLEERLKDYVIERLGYEPEYSITIPLALFMNYSREPTAMKGNYEFRLNVTLAKESDTFSYRVLIHGKVYGIAGTDVYRRPLDLGIVWGAPIALSFGIVSSVAITFVQLIFAAISGYYGGKIDSLIQRLTEIYMILPFLPFLVMISLLYGLDIWRLLLVVIFLSIFGTSVKTYRVWVMQLKTSPYVEAALAYGASNLRIIALYIIPRILPPVVPSLVLSIPSYVFLEAALALLGLSDPKVVSWGRIIEQAFAEGAVYKGYYHWVLIPSIMLILTAIAFALIGLALDRIVNPRLREM
- a CDS encoding inositol-3-phosphate synthase, whose product is MKVRVALAGIGNVASAIVQGVFKYRDLPDDGWAPGIMHTRFGPYHISDIEFVAAFDVDARKVGKDLSEAIFSRPNVLEKFADVPRLGVEVMKGPVLDGVAPHMMDFRYGEGFKVDDSQPPVDVVDVLRESGADVLVNLIPVGSYEASRFYARASLEAGVGFINGIPEFIVSDPQWGKLFEERGIPAAGDDFKSQVGATIVHRTLARLFVDRGLRITNTYQLNIGGNMDFLNMIEESRLTSKRVSKTEAVTSMVPYQISARVGPSDYVPFLGDRKVMYLHMEAEQFGGFKIYLDVKLSVMDSPNAAGVALDAIRAVKLAMDRGIGGPLVGVSAYFFKHPPKQFPDYVAREMVEAFIRGEVV
- a CDS encoding ABC transporter permease; the encoded protein is YLSPTSAIPGWFYGILLILIFYSYLHVLPPGGMVDYPPPDEPLAYFLSVLKHMILPVTAWVVSSFFIEIYYNRSFFLTYSTEDYVEVARAKGVPPQQIERRYILRPALPPIITSFAFAVVLSWSGAIITETVFNWPGLGRTFAMAIGYFDVPVIVGITVVFAYLIAITTFILEIVYGIVDPRIRAGVEAV